agagtgacaaaggctactttttatcccggaaaatcaaagagttcccacgggatttttaaaaaactaaattcaagtcgtgggcatcagctagtagattttATAAaccgtatttatttttaaaaaccgttgAAACTGTAGCGAAGCTCCCTTGACGACCTCTCTCCCAGGCACAGTGGCACACGCTGTGGTCTCATAAGTCAAGTAAGGAACGTCATGGGTTCGGTTCCCGGCAGGAAAAATTTCTAATTGCTTTTTTCTGGtgtagtctggtgggaggcatcTCAATCACTAGTTAGTCGCGACGCGACCAGTGAAGCCGTAcgaccaagcgatttagcgtttcgatattaggtaggtaagtataccgcGTGGAAACCGATagaggtatagtccgcgacaggtcgaaatggcaatcggggagggaacgccccgcacacccacacagccccgcgctaacccggtgcgggcaagcgcaggtgacgtccgggtgtgcggggcgtcctcccggctcataccccgattgccatctcagcctgtcgcggactatagttcgAATATAATTTAAACCTACTTCTTTGAATTTAGAAATTTTAGCGCATAGATAAATGGCGAATTTGACAACTGATTGAAcggtataataattatcattggAATTTCGATAGCGTTACGTTAATACTTGGTTTAAtcttgtttaataaaaactgccattcccTTTAAAGGTCAGCCCGCTTACGTTAGGGTTGTTAGGAAGGCTAAATTGTATCTGAATTCGGAATAAATGAAAAACGCGAAAGTAAATCcacttttctttttttccaGACTACCTCACCATACTAAAGAAACAATGCATAGAAGACCAGAAATGCATAGAAGGGTGAATCCATGCGTTGTGAGAAAGCTGTTCATAGAAGACTTTACAGATGAAGCCAGGTTTGACAACTTCGCGAACGCCTACCAGGAGTCCATTAACCGGGAGAGGTTGGAGAAATCTCTCAAATGGAACTTCGACTTTGCAAACGAAGTACCTTTAGAAGGCACATATGAATGGTACCCCGCTAATACGGACACAGCCGATTGGATCGGAGTGAAATCCGAAGAAATTTCCGAGAAAACCGAAGAGACTTGCCTCTCTATGAAATCGGAGAATGAAACTACACCTAGGAGTCGGGAAGATGAAGCTCTCCCAATTTTAAGGAAGCGCAGACGAAGTCCTGAAGTTGTTACCAAAAAAGCGGTTCGACGTAAAATTAGTTTTGACTAAAagcttattttatattttttacagtaccattacagtacgcggcaaaaagtaatgtacatcgaccttaagaaggagatagcggatttgtagagcatcgtctctgtcgttgagaccgacaaaacgtcatggttcggaagccaaattgctcgtcgttgaggaggtttttctgtCGGTTGAGaatgactttctcatacaccttgccaagagTGTTGACCAAACTAATGAggaggtttgtagagcgttgcctctgttgttgagacctaggtatgagtgacagagacaacgctctacaaagccgaaatgtcattctaaaagccgatgtacattactttctgccacgtactgtaagtGTCGTAGATTGATATCAAAAGTTACACAGTCTATGAAATACTTAGAGAGAATTTTAATTGGTGCTGATTCGGATGACACTTTTCTGAACTTAGTTTATTCCATCTCCTGCGTTTTGATTGATAAAAACGCAAAACAAATATAATACAAACgcaaaacaaataatttaagagtgaaaacaaaattacaagAGTTGTTAGATATGTCTTTCCTTTTCCATTTAAATGGGGGGAACGTTgcaaatcaaaatttaatttagagactTATTATTATGACTATTTATTGACATTTAATCAGATACCAATACGCAGACTTTTAGTACTTTTAAGTACTAGGGTAAAGGGCTCCAGTAAATGAACACATAAGTACTAGCCTGACTTTGATCTAAAATTAAGGTATTATATGAGAATAGTTCTATATTCCATGTCCCAATATCAAAATCTAAGCCATATCCGAAATATTCAAAAGTATAAACCTAcgagtacgttagtactattatatattctgtgctacgaGTACAtcagaatataatatttcgttaataaaattatagtaccGACTTGGTCctaatttttttgtggtaataggtacgtcatgtaatttaataaagtatgcttatattatgtttaattgATTTGATAACTTAAAGAAGTCATTCATATTTGTCATacaacattaaaattaatatttaatgtatATTTATTGAGCCTTTTAGGAACTTTtccatttttatatttacaccGTGACGTAAAACTTTTATAATTTAagccgatttttcaatcgctaAAATATAATGTCTGAGTAACTATGTCGTCTTGAAAGTATTGTATTGGAAATCTGTGAAAAATTCAAATGTATTGAAAATAAAGTAAAGTTTTTtcggcgattgaaaaatcagcaaAGTGCAATCAATTCcgtatttttttaagatttttacaatGTGCCAGatttagataattattttagttttatgaaaagtatttttagtaaGAACTTTAGAcatattttttagtttagtcattttaactttgtaaatttttatcgatctgtgcatatatttatttttaaaagactgcattgtattgaaatttttagtcGTAATTTAtagtagatattttatttagttattgcACATAATTTTAGTTAGTATTTTAGTGTTGTCATTCCACTACAAACATCACAAATAAAGTAGATAGTTTAATTTAACATCGTTTTAAAAGTCATTGTTTCTAAccgtaaatttttaacaactaaCTTTgactaacatttttttaaattaaaatataaaccttttgtaatataggtaccaaattattaaaaaaccgactgcgacctaagtaaaaaaatatattttaatatagcaaaaaTACTTATAAAGTTTGCTTACTTAATGTAAGCAAACTTTATAAGTATCTAACTAAATCAATTTTGATGATCATTCTGGCGAGAACTGTGGTGTTATAACTGG
This portion of the Maniola hyperantus chromosome 22, iAphHyp1.2, whole genome shotgun sequence genome encodes:
- the LOC117992885 gene encoding uncharacterized protein, which codes for MHRRPEMHRRVNPCVVRKLFIEDFTDEARFDNFANAYQESINRERLEKSLKWNFDFANEVPLEGTYEWYPANTDTADWIGVKSEEISEKTEETCLSMKSENETTPRSREDEALPILRKRRRSPEVVTKKAVRRKISFD